A region from the Halomarina litorea genome encodes:
- a CDS encoding HVO_0234 family beta-propeller protein, with protein MSSLDEKRVYSEKTGSDRAFLATGAGVVRVRVSGDLVGEFGLVERCVARDVTASEGRLAVATDEDVLVSAGEAFEGTDFGPADAVGFADGTLVAAGEGRVAVRRREGWESVGDLADVRAVDGHLLATADGVFRLADGGLTNVGLADAHDVTARGVPLAATGEGLYALGNGWMDLLDGDFRVVATDGDRAHAATPGSLSVRESEGGEWTAVDLPATDPVAGVAYGATTYAVTGTGTFLVEDREDGEWRTRALGVPDVRGIAVV; from the coding sequence ATGAGCAGTCTCGACGAGAAACGCGTCTACAGCGAGAAGACGGGGAGCGACCGGGCCTTCCTCGCGACCGGCGCCGGGGTCGTCCGGGTGCGCGTCTCCGGGGACCTCGTCGGCGAGTTCGGCCTCGTCGAACGATGCGTCGCCCGTGACGTGACCGCGAGCGAGGGACGACTCGCCGTCGCGACCGACGAGGACGTCCTCGTCTCGGCGGGCGAGGCGTTCGAGGGGACCGACTTCGGCCCGGCGGACGCCGTCGGCTTCGCCGACGGAACCCTCGTGGCCGCCGGGGAGGGACGGGTCGCCGTCCGGCGCAGGGAGGGCTGGGAGTCGGTCGGCGACCTCGCTGACGTGCGGGCCGTCGACGGTCATCTGCTCGCGACCGCAGACGGCGTGTTCCGCCTCGCCGACGGCGGCCTCACGAACGTCGGTCTCGCAGACGCCCACGACGTGACCGCGAGAGGCGTCCCCCTCGCCGCGACCGGCGAGGGCCTCTACGCCCTCGGAAACGGCTGGATGGACCTGTTGGACGGCGACTTCCGGGTCGTGGCGACCGACGGCGACCGCGCCCACGCCGCCACCCCCGGGTCGCTGTCCGTCCGCGAGAGCGAGGGCGGCGAGTGGACTGCCGTCGACCTCCCCGCCACGGACCCCGTCGCGGGCGTCGCCTACGGCGCGACCACCTACGCCGTCACCGGGACGGGGACGTTCCTCGTCGAGGACCGCGAGGACGGGGAGTGGCGGACCCGCGCGCTCGGGGTGCCAGACGTGCGAGGAATCGCGGTGGTCTGA
- a CDS encoding helix-turn-helix transcriptional regulator, whose translation MREEPVTELVDVLARRAPVLDLLADGPREKRDLRDLLGVSRSTAYKARRELEELGLVRTEGGRVTLTQFGRLARRQYDGFLAGIERITAARPIIESVPDDATLPLALVVRGQQVCGERHAPERPLARFEVLAGDATHIKCVSPVAMPRYLSRIRERVSDDDLVVELVLEPGAVDRLDTDPDFRATLESDAVALYEHDAHLPYGLVILDDAAVAFVSYTDQGAVAGLAVSDDIDACAWATAAYERHRAAARELGADSATRGRN comes from the coding sequence ATGCGAGAAGAGCCGGTGACGGAACTCGTCGACGTCCTCGCGCGACGGGCCCCCGTCCTCGACCTGCTGGCCGACGGCCCGCGGGAGAAACGCGACCTGCGCGACCTGCTCGGCGTCTCACGCTCGACGGCCTACAAGGCCCGTCGCGAACTGGAGGAACTGGGGCTGGTCCGAACCGAGGGTGGCCGGGTGACGCTGACGCAGTTCGGTCGTCTCGCCCGCCGCCAGTACGACGGTTTCCTCGCGGGAATCGAGCGCATCACCGCGGCCCGGCCCATCATCGAGTCCGTCCCGGACGACGCCACCCTCCCCCTCGCACTGGTCGTCCGCGGTCAGCAGGTCTGCGGCGAGCGCCACGCGCCGGAACGCCCGCTGGCCCGGTTCGAGGTCCTCGCCGGGGACGCGACCCACATCAAGTGCGTCTCGCCGGTGGCCATGCCGCGCTACCTCTCGCGGATCCGCGAGCGAGTCTCGGACGACGACCTCGTCGTCGAACTCGTCCTCGAACCGGGGGCGGTCGACCGCCTCGATACCGACCCGGACTTCCGTGCGACCCTGGAGAGCGACGCCGTCGCCCTCTACGAACACGACGCGCACCTCCCGTACGGGCTGGTCATCCTCGACGACGCGGCCGTCGCCTTCGTCTCGTACACCGACCAGGGGGCCGTCGCGGGCCTCGCGGTCAGCGACGATATCGACGCCTGCGCGTGGGCGACGGCGGCCTACGAGCGCCACCGGGCGGCCGCCCGCGAACTCGGCGCCGACTCGGCGACCCGGGGTCGAAACTGA
- a CDS encoding pyridoxal phosphate-dependent aminotransferase produces the protein MRVFEPIAYLEWIAGRPDAATHDLGSSDLRSPSPDRGVVPPVLADRSDPTDGTVESLLADVYDHPESGVHVTAGATHANWLVGATCLSRADESAEPRVLVESPGYEPHAATPRGLGGRVERFERPAGRLDPDTVDEALTPDTELVVCTNRHNPTGRLADRGTLRAVAERVADVDATLLVDEVYAPYGTNAGTGPFGGVTAAGLPNTVVAGSLTKFFGLGGLRVGWVLGEASTVERMERVGWHLPVVAGPSRALARRALAHREALSARAHERVAENHALLSAFLDDRSDLSGTVHEGCPFALLAHEAADGDRVARRAWDESVLVVPGRFFDRPGAVRVSLGLAPEEMERALSAFGTALDAL, from the coding sequence GTGCGCGTGTTCGAGCCAATCGCCTATCTGGAGTGGATCGCCGGCCGACCCGACGCCGCGACCCACGACCTCGGGTCGAGCGACCTCCGGTCCCCGTCGCCCGACCGGGGCGTCGTCCCGCCCGTCCTCGCGGACCGGTCCGACCCGACCGACGGGACCGTCGAGTCACTGCTCGCGGACGTGTACGACCACCCCGAGTCCGGCGTCCACGTCACTGCGGGGGCGACCCACGCGAACTGGCTCGTCGGGGCCACCTGCCTCTCGCGTGCCGACGAGTCCGCGGAGCCACGGGTCCTCGTCGAGTCGCCGGGGTACGAGCCACACGCCGCGACGCCACGGGGACTCGGCGGACGGGTCGAGCGCTTCGAGCGCCCGGCGGGTCGACTCGACCCCGATACGGTGGACGAGGCGCTGACCCCGGACACCGAACTCGTCGTCTGTACGAACCGGCACAACCCGACGGGGAGGCTCGCCGACCGGGGGACGCTCCGGGCCGTCGCCGAGCGGGTGGCGGACGTCGACGCGACGCTCCTCGTCGACGAGGTGTACGCACCCTACGGTACGAACGCCGGCACGGGACCGTTCGGAGGCGTCACCGCCGCCGGCCTCCCGAACACCGTCGTGGCGGGGTCGCTCACGAAATTCTTCGGGCTGGGTGGCCTCCGGGTCGGGTGGGTCCTCGGCGAGGCGTCGACCGTCGAGCGGATGGAACGGGTCGGCTGGCACCTCCCGGTCGTCGCGGGGCCCAGTCGAGCGCTCGCGCGCCGGGCGCTCGCCCACAGGGAGGCGCTCTCGGCGCGCGCACACGAGCGCGTGGCCGAGAACCACGCCCTGCTCTCGGCGTTCCTCGACGACCGGTCGGACCTCTCGGGGACGGTCCACGAGGGCTGTCCGTTCGCCCTGCTCGCCCACGAGGCGGCCGACGGCGACCGGGTCGCCCGGCGGGCGTGGGACGAGAGCGTCCTCGTCGTGCCGGGGCGCTTCTTCGACCGGCCCGGAGCGGTCCGCGTGAGCCTCGGCCTCGCACCCGAGGAGATGGAGCGGGCGCTCTCGGCGTTCGGGACGGCGCTCGACGCGCTCTGA
- the glmM gene encoding phosphoglucosamine mutase has product MKVFGSSGVRGVANEELTPAFVGRVAMAAGSVYATGEESQRVALGRDTRATGEMFADSAAAGLAAVGCDVDRVGVLPTPALQAYAEREGVPAVMVTASHNPPQYNGVKLVGPDGVELTRDALERVEGRLLAEDFALVSWAETGRSRRVERARSDYVDALLESVDRERIAAADLTVALDPGHGAGSLTSPRVFRELGCHVVTVNAQPDGHFPGRDPEPVEKNLADLRRLVRSSDADVGIAHDGDADRAIFVDETGTHIEGDAALAALAGAELDAGDTTVSAVNVSQRLVDAVDRAGATLELTPIGSTNIITRIRELQAAGKRVPVAGEGNGGILFPGYRLARDGAYTAARFLELLADRPASAVAADHAGYHNVRINLGYEDDDERARLLERAGTAAERSDAASTTLDGYRLDYGDAWVLVRPSGTEPVVRVYAEARDPDRAESLAREMEAELLAGG; this is encoded by the coding sequence ATGAAGGTTTTCGGCTCCAGTGGCGTCCGCGGGGTCGCCAACGAGGAACTCACACCCGCGTTCGTCGGGCGGGTCGCGATGGCCGCCGGGTCGGTGTACGCCACGGGGGAGGAGTCACAGCGCGTCGCGCTGGGTCGGGACACGCGAGCGACCGGCGAGATGTTCGCCGACAGCGCCGCCGCCGGCCTCGCTGCGGTGGGCTGTGACGTCGACCGGGTGGGCGTGCTGCCGACGCCCGCCCTGCAGGCGTACGCCGAACGCGAGGGCGTGCCCGCCGTGATGGTGACCGCCAGCCACAACCCCCCGCAGTACAACGGCGTGAAGCTCGTCGGGCCGGACGGGGTCGAACTCACCCGTGACGCCCTCGAACGGGTCGAGGGTCGCCTGCTCGCCGAGGACTTCGCGCTCGTCTCGTGGGCGGAGACGGGGCGAAGCCGGCGCGTCGAACGCGCGCGGTCGGACTACGTCGACGCCCTCCTCGAGTCGGTCGACCGCGAGCGAATCGCGGCCGCGGACCTCACCGTCGCCCTCGACCCCGGCCACGGCGCGGGGTCGCTCACCAGCCCCCGGGTGTTCCGGGAGTTGGGCTGTCACGTCGTCACCGTCAACGCCCAGCCGGACGGCCACTTCCCCGGGCGCGACCCGGAACCGGTCGAGAAGAACCTCGCCGACCTGCGGCGACTCGTTCGGAGTTCGGACGCCGACGTGGGCATCGCCCACGACGGGGACGCCGACCGGGCCATCTTCGTCGACGAGACGGGGACTCACATCGAGGGTGACGCCGCCCTCGCGGCCCTCGCCGGGGCCGAACTCGACGCGGGCGACACCACCGTCAGCGCCGTCAACGTCTCCCAGCGGCTCGTCGACGCGGTCGACCGGGCGGGCGCGACGCTCGAACTCACCCCCATCGGGAGTACGAACATCATCACCCGCATCCGCGAACTGCAGGCCGCGGGCAAGCGAGTTCCCGTCGCCGGCGAGGGTAACGGTGGCATCCTCTTCCCGGGGTACCGACTCGCGCGCGACGGGGCGTACACGGCCGCGCGCTTCCTCGAACTGCTCGCGGACCGCCCCGCGAGCGCGGTGGCCGCCGACCACGCCGGCTACCACAACGTCCGCATCAACCTCGGGTACGAGGACGACGACGAGCGCGCTCGCCTCCTCGAACGGGCGGGAACGGCCGCCGAGCGCTCGGACGCGGCGTCGACCACCCTCGACGGCTACCGACTCGACTACGGCGACGCCTGGGTCCTCGTCCGCCCCAGTGGGACCGAACCCGTCGTGCGCGTCTACGCCGAGGCGCGCGACCCGGACCGCGCCGAGTCGCTGGCCCGCGAGATGGAAGCCGAACTGCTCGCCGGCGGATAG